The following are from one region of the Salvia splendens isolate huo1 chromosome 2, SspV2, whole genome shotgun sequence genome:
- the LOC121783830 gene encoding increased DNA methylation 1-like isoform X2, whose product MNMEDSVRSGGDVLKKKTSSGCLIIKRKVENGTCHSNERKRPRLVAGRFGASEEDESLGFMRKVNNKILHNGPMDYRRSEFENREYERSNVEIDLGIESRRRRRMSELGSNELDEDHEFDERRMREEYLENRYKMTGYRGGQSSKDFVIRSPRGNLMADRRHSFHFDESSSGRSKGGEYTGLRNKGFDSDEVEEEMPVSLFRLKHPEVADEPIRLQGKNGVLKVMVNKKKRNMELHSHHSRYDSRRVEERAHCRSEDAPKNVRHVVGHPVSKPPENRGLCIEKEKMDLKLEKVKPKFSKGIKTRESEIIGMSGGIMVREKETDAADTALKLAPPGLQVSSLKKDVKKEEERASIENITSVKGKEGKVKRGRCTEKQLLREKIREMLIDAGWTIDYRPRRNRDYLDAVYISPNGTAYWSIIKAYDAFKKQLEEDKCKSKSKLVIDSPSFAPLDEDLINKLTRQTKKKIEEATKRKRKEDGPSKSAKRSSGRDDDGESSDSDQNEERLSSCRKQNHKAQRTKFPDISQGSNGELRNGSLKMKSRKIKVDMNTSGSKFNVLQGRTSKVIGKCTLLVRRSDKGENSDSDGYVPYSGKRTVLAWLIDSGVAQLSERVQYMNRRRNRVMLEGWVTREGIHCGCCSKILTVSKFELHAGSKLRQPFQNIFLESGTSLLQCQVDAWNRQGESVCRDYHTVGINGDDPDDDACGICGDGGALICCDSCPSTFHQICLEMQMLPSGDWHCPNCICKFCGDSGVDELTRCSFCEGKYHKSCSKEVLASSMSLNGASFCGLQCQEFYDHLQKILGVKHELEGGFSWSLIQRTDVSDTSHRGFPQRVESNSKLAVALSVMDECFLPIIDRRSGINMIRNVVYNIGSNFNRLNYCGFYTIILERGDEIVSAASIRIQGTCLAEMPFIGTREIYRQKGMCRRLLSAIETELRYLKVEQLVIPAISEHMNMWTKVFGFHQLEDGLKKEIKSMNMLVFPGTDMLQKPLAKHSDGVEVSESIKNQYQLPVMVKNLDIDSPMECEKQMSYDSGVVHDTKKNDKVGDVDSAFPAPAALSNNMEASASDSVCESNTPLACNEAVVVNSEMEENQKELSASSRVCESKNIDMQNGLQGPPLEDNFPLENKTEGF is encoded by the exons ATGAATATGGAAGATAGTGTAAGATCAGGGGGTGATGTGTTAAAGAAGAAGACTTCGTCAGGATGCTTGATAATAAAAAGGAAGGTAGAAAATGGGACTTGTCATAGTAATGAGAGAAAGAGGCCGCGGCTCGTTGCAGGCAGATTTGGCGCCAGTGAAGAGGATGAGTCATTGGGGTTTATGAGAAAAGTTAATAACAAGATCTTGCACAATGGCCCCATGGATTACAGGAGGAGTGAGTTTGAGAACAGGGAGTATGAGAGGAGCAATGTTGAGATTGATCTTGGTATTGAGagtaggaggaggaggaggatgagtgAGTTGGGTTCGAATGAGCTAGATGAGGATCATGAATTTGATGAAAGAAGGATGAGGGAAGAGTATTTGGAGAATAGGTATAAGATGACTGGGTATAGAGGTGGTCAGAGTTCGAAGGATTTTGTCATCAGATCACCACGTGGAAATTTGATGGCTGATAGACGGCATAGTTTCCACTTTGATGAATCTAGTAGTGGGAGAAGCAAGGGGGGTGAATATACTGGTTTGAGGAACAAGGGATTTGACTCGGACGAGGTTGAGGAAGAAATGCCGGTTTCATTGTTCAGGTTGAAGCACCCAGAAGTTGCTGATGAGCCAATCAGGCTGCAGGGGAAGAATGGGGTGCTGAAGGTGATGGTGAATAAGAAGAAGAGGAACATGGAGTTACATTCTCATCATAGTAGGTATGATTCAAGGCGAGTTGAAGAAAGAGCACATTGTAGGTCAGAAGATGCACCCAAGAATGTCCGGCATGTTGTAGGTCATCCGGTTTCAAAGCCACCAGAAAACCGAGGTTTGTGTATTGAGAAGGAGAAAATGGATCTAAAGTTGGAAAAAGTAAAACCAAAATTTAGTAAAGGCATCAAGACGAGAGAGTCAGAAATCATTGGCATGAGTGGAGGCATCATGGTCAGAGAGAAGGAAACTGATGCTGCTGATACAGCACTTAAGCTGGCACCACCAGGTCTTCAAGTTTCTAGCTTGAAGAAAGATGtgaaaaaggaggaagaaagagcatccATAGAGAATATCACCTCTGTTAAAGGCAAAGAAGGGAAAGTGAAGCGGGGTCGATGTACTGAAAAGCAACTGTTGCGAGAGAAGATTAGGGAAATGCTAATTGATGCCGGGTGGACTATAGATTATAGACCAAGGCGGAACAGAGATTACTTAGATGCTGTGTACATTAGTCCTAATGGAACAGCCTACTGGTCAATTATTAAGGCTTACGACGCATTTAAGAAACAGCTGGAAGAAGATAAAtgtaaaagtaaaagtaaattGGTCATTGATTCTCCTTCATTTGCTCCCCTTGATGAAGATCTGATAAATAAACTGACTAGGCAGACAAAAAAGAAGATTGAAGAGGCAACGAAAAGGAAGAGGAAAGAAGATGGACCGAGTAAGAGTGCCAAGAGATCTTCTGGTAGGGATGATGATGGAGAGAGCTCAGACAGTGATCAGAATGAGGAGAGACTTAGTTCCTGTAGAAAACAGAATCATAAAgcacagagaaccaaatttccTGATATCAGTCAAGGGAGCAATGGTGAATTACGTAATGGTTCACTAAAAATGAAATCCAGGAAAATAAAAGTTGACATGAATACTTCTGGTTCCAAGTTTAATGTCTTACAGGGAAGAACAAGTAAAGTGATCGGCAAATGCACACTTCTGGTTCGTCGCTCTGATAAGGGGGAGAACTCGGACTCTGATGGATATGTTCCATACAGTGGAAAAAGAACTGTACTGGCCTGGCTGATTGATTCGGGAGTAGCCCAGTTGAGTGAGAGAGTGCAGTATATGAACCGCAGAAGGAACCGGGTGATGCTGGAAGGCTGGGTCACGAGAGAGGGAATTCACTGTGGTTGCTGCAGTAAAATCCTTACAGTTTCAAAATTTGAGCTGCATGCTGGCAGCAAGTTGCGCCAGCCTTTCCAAAACATATTCTTGGAGTCTGGAACGTCCCTTTTGCAATGCCAAGTAGATGCCTGGAATAGGCAGGGGGAGTCTGTGTGTCGAGATTATCATACTGTTGGCATTAATGGGGACGATCCAGATGACGATGCCTGTGGCATTTGTGGTGATGGAGGTGCTTTGATCTGTTGCGATAGTTGTCCATCAACTTTCCATCAGATCTGTTTAGAAATGCAG ATGCTTCCTTCAGGTGATTGGCACTGTCCAAATTGTATATGCAAATTTTGTGGGGACAGTGGTGTTGATGAACTTACCAGATGCAGCTTCTGTGAGGGAAAAT ATCACAAATCATGTAGTAAAGAGGTGCTTGCTTCGTCTATGAGTTTGAATGGTGCATCCTTTTGTGGGCTGCAGTGTCAAGAG TTTTATGATCATCTACAAAAGATTCTTGGAGTCAAACATGAACTGGAAGGAGGATTTTCATGGTCTCTTATTCAGAGAACAGATGTGTCTGATACTTCACACCGAGGGTTTCCTCAAAGGGTTGAATCAAACTCCAAGCTAGCTGTTGCATTGTCTGTTATGGATGAGTGTTTTTTGCCCATTATTGACAGGAGAAGTGGGATTAATATGATCCGCAATGTAGTCTATAACATCGG ATCAAACTTCAACCGTCTGAATTACTGTGGATTCTATACCATAATACTGGAGAGGGGTGATGAAATTGTTTCTGCAGCATCTATAAG GATCCAAGGGACCTGTCTGGCTGAGATGCCATTTATTGGTACTCGCGAAATCTACAGGCAGAAAGGAATGTGCAGGCGTCTTCTATCGGCAATTGAAACA GAACTCCGATATCTCAAAGTCGAGCAATTGGTCATTCCTGCCATATCAGAGCATATGAACATGTGGACTAAGGTTTTTGGTTTTCATCAGCTTGAGGATGGACTCAAGAAAGAAATAAAGTCCATGAACATGTTGGTGTTTCCGGGAACAGACATGTTGCAGAAACCATTGGCTAAGCATTCCGATG GTGTGGAGGTTTCTGAATCAATCAAAAACCAGTATCAGTTGCCTGTTATGGTAAAAAACTTGGATATTGATTCACCCATGGAGTGTGAGAAACAGATGAGTTATGATTCTGGAGTGGTCCACGACACCAAGAAGAACGACAAAGTTGGTGACGTTGACTCTGCCTTTCCAGCACCAGCTGCTCTTAGTAATAACATGGAAGCTAGTGCTTCAGATTCTGTTTGTGAATCTAATACACCTCTTGCCTGCAACGAAGCTGTAGTGGTCAACTCTGAGATGGAAGAAAACCAAAAAGAACTCTCAGCTAGCTCCAGAGTCTGTGAAAGCAAAAACATCGACATGCAAAATGGGTTGCAGGGTCCTCCTCTGGAAGACAACTTTCCCTTGGAGAACAAAACTGAAG GTTTCTGA
- the LOC121783830 gene encoding uncharacterized protein LOC121783830 isoform X1: protein MNMEDSVRSGGDVLKKKTSSGCLIIKRKVENGTCHSNERKRPRLVAGRFGASEEDESLGFMRKVNNKILHNGPMDYRRSEFENREYERSNVEIDLGIESRRRRRMSELGSNELDEDHEFDERRMREEYLENRYKMTGYRGGQSSKDFVIRSPRGNLMADRRHSFHFDESSSGRSKGGEYTGLRNKGFDSDEVEEEMPVSLFRLKHPEVADEPIRLQGKNGVLKVMVNKKKRNMELHSHHSRYDSRRVEERAHCRSEDAPKNVRHVVGHPVSKPPENRGLCIEKEKMDLKLEKVKPKFSKGIKTRESEIIGMSGGIMVREKETDAADTALKLAPPGLQVSSLKKDVKKEEERASIENITSVKGKEGKVKRGRCTEKQLLREKIREMLIDAGWTIDYRPRRNRDYLDAVYISPNGTAYWSIIKAYDAFKKQLEEDKCKSKSKLVIDSPSFAPLDEDLINKLTRQTKKKIEEATKRKRKEDGPSKSAKRSSGRDDDGESSDSDQNEERLSSCRKQNHKAQRTKFPDISQGSNGELRNGSLKMKSRKIKVDMNTSGSKFNVLQGRTSKVIGKCTLLVRRSDKGENSDSDGYVPYSGKRTVLAWLIDSGVAQLSERVQYMNRRRNRVMLEGWVTREGIHCGCCSKILTVSKFELHAGSKLRQPFQNIFLESGTSLLQCQVDAWNRQGESVCRDYHTVGINGDDPDDDACGICGDGGALICCDSCPSTFHQICLEMQMLPSGDWHCPNCICKFCGDSGVDELTRCSFCEGKYHKSCSKEVLASSMSLNGASFCGLQCQEFYDHLQKILGVKHELEGGFSWSLIQRTDVSDTSHRGFPQRVESNSKLAVALSVMDECFLPIIDRRSGINMIRNVVYNIGSNFNRLNYCGFYTIILERGDEIVSAASIRIQGTCLAEMPFIGTREIYRQKGMCRRLLSAIETELRYLKVEQLVIPAISEHMNMWTKVFGFHQLEDGLKKEIKSMNMLVFPGTDMLQKPLAKHSDGVEVSESIKNQYQLPVMVKNLDIDSPMECEKQMSYDSGVVHDTKKNDKVGDVDSAFPAPAALSNNMEASASDSVCESNTPLACNEAVVVNSEMEENQKELSASSRVCESKNIDMQNGLQGPPLEDNFPLENKTEGIHNLATETLIETVASGKDTAESTSFNIGSSVKVSEDADLDTPENNGSVLEASSLSATNGDMESSILNERDGCDGEALCIKRSLEVSAKDVTAKVHLNQNPTPISSLLDSGRNVCKADIQMQNDLVVSCAAPVEAETDFEVDGEAASLTSSESLVQTTAPTESAADGENNRLSAVNIIRFE from the exons ATGAATATGGAAGATAGTGTAAGATCAGGGGGTGATGTGTTAAAGAAGAAGACTTCGTCAGGATGCTTGATAATAAAAAGGAAGGTAGAAAATGGGACTTGTCATAGTAATGAGAGAAAGAGGCCGCGGCTCGTTGCAGGCAGATTTGGCGCCAGTGAAGAGGATGAGTCATTGGGGTTTATGAGAAAAGTTAATAACAAGATCTTGCACAATGGCCCCATGGATTACAGGAGGAGTGAGTTTGAGAACAGGGAGTATGAGAGGAGCAATGTTGAGATTGATCTTGGTATTGAGagtaggaggaggaggaggatgagtgAGTTGGGTTCGAATGAGCTAGATGAGGATCATGAATTTGATGAAAGAAGGATGAGGGAAGAGTATTTGGAGAATAGGTATAAGATGACTGGGTATAGAGGTGGTCAGAGTTCGAAGGATTTTGTCATCAGATCACCACGTGGAAATTTGATGGCTGATAGACGGCATAGTTTCCACTTTGATGAATCTAGTAGTGGGAGAAGCAAGGGGGGTGAATATACTGGTTTGAGGAACAAGGGATTTGACTCGGACGAGGTTGAGGAAGAAATGCCGGTTTCATTGTTCAGGTTGAAGCACCCAGAAGTTGCTGATGAGCCAATCAGGCTGCAGGGGAAGAATGGGGTGCTGAAGGTGATGGTGAATAAGAAGAAGAGGAACATGGAGTTACATTCTCATCATAGTAGGTATGATTCAAGGCGAGTTGAAGAAAGAGCACATTGTAGGTCAGAAGATGCACCCAAGAATGTCCGGCATGTTGTAGGTCATCCGGTTTCAAAGCCACCAGAAAACCGAGGTTTGTGTATTGAGAAGGAGAAAATGGATCTAAAGTTGGAAAAAGTAAAACCAAAATTTAGTAAAGGCATCAAGACGAGAGAGTCAGAAATCATTGGCATGAGTGGAGGCATCATGGTCAGAGAGAAGGAAACTGATGCTGCTGATACAGCACTTAAGCTGGCACCACCAGGTCTTCAAGTTTCTAGCTTGAAGAAAGATGtgaaaaaggaggaagaaagagcatccATAGAGAATATCACCTCTGTTAAAGGCAAAGAAGGGAAAGTGAAGCGGGGTCGATGTACTGAAAAGCAACTGTTGCGAGAGAAGATTAGGGAAATGCTAATTGATGCCGGGTGGACTATAGATTATAGACCAAGGCGGAACAGAGATTACTTAGATGCTGTGTACATTAGTCCTAATGGAACAGCCTACTGGTCAATTATTAAGGCTTACGACGCATTTAAGAAACAGCTGGAAGAAGATAAAtgtaaaagtaaaagtaaattGGTCATTGATTCTCCTTCATTTGCTCCCCTTGATGAAGATCTGATAAATAAACTGACTAGGCAGACAAAAAAGAAGATTGAAGAGGCAACGAAAAGGAAGAGGAAAGAAGATGGACCGAGTAAGAGTGCCAAGAGATCTTCTGGTAGGGATGATGATGGAGAGAGCTCAGACAGTGATCAGAATGAGGAGAGACTTAGTTCCTGTAGAAAACAGAATCATAAAgcacagagaaccaaatttccTGATATCAGTCAAGGGAGCAATGGTGAATTACGTAATGGTTCACTAAAAATGAAATCCAGGAAAATAAAAGTTGACATGAATACTTCTGGTTCCAAGTTTAATGTCTTACAGGGAAGAACAAGTAAAGTGATCGGCAAATGCACACTTCTGGTTCGTCGCTCTGATAAGGGGGAGAACTCGGACTCTGATGGATATGTTCCATACAGTGGAAAAAGAACTGTACTGGCCTGGCTGATTGATTCGGGAGTAGCCCAGTTGAGTGAGAGAGTGCAGTATATGAACCGCAGAAGGAACCGGGTGATGCTGGAAGGCTGGGTCACGAGAGAGGGAATTCACTGTGGTTGCTGCAGTAAAATCCTTACAGTTTCAAAATTTGAGCTGCATGCTGGCAGCAAGTTGCGCCAGCCTTTCCAAAACATATTCTTGGAGTCTGGAACGTCCCTTTTGCAATGCCAAGTAGATGCCTGGAATAGGCAGGGGGAGTCTGTGTGTCGAGATTATCATACTGTTGGCATTAATGGGGACGATCCAGATGACGATGCCTGTGGCATTTGTGGTGATGGAGGTGCTTTGATCTGTTGCGATAGTTGTCCATCAACTTTCCATCAGATCTGTTTAGAAATGCAG ATGCTTCCTTCAGGTGATTGGCACTGTCCAAATTGTATATGCAAATTTTGTGGGGACAGTGGTGTTGATGAACTTACCAGATGCAGCTTCTGTGAGGGAAAAT ATCACAAATCATGTAGTAAAGAGGTGCTTGCTTCGTCTATGAGTTTGAATGGTGCATCCTTTTGTGGGCTGCAGTGTCAAGAG TTTTATGATCATCTACAAAAGATTCTTGGAGTCAAACATGAACTGGAAGGAGGATTTTCATGGTCTCTTATTCAGAGAACAGATGTGTCTGATACTTCACACCGAGGGTTTCCTCAAAGGGTTGAATCAAACTCCAAGCTAGCTGTTGCATTGTCTGTTATGGATGAGTGTTTTTTGCCCATTATTGACAGGAGAAGTGGGATTAATATGATCCGCAATGTAGTCTATAACATCGG ATCAAACTTCAACCGTCTGAATTACTGTGGATTCTATACCATAATACTGGAGAGGGGTGATGAAATTGTTTCTGCAGCATCTATAAG GATCCAAGGGACCTGTCTGGCTGAGATGCCATTTATTGGTACTCGCGAAATCTACAGGCAGAAAGGAATGTGCAGGCGTCTTCTATCGGCAATTGAAACA GAACTCCGATATCTCAAAGTCGAGCAATTGGTCATTCCTGCCATATCAGAGCATATGAACATGTGGACTAAGGTTTTTGGTTTTCATCAGCTTGAGGATGGACTCAAGAAAGAAATAAAGTCCATGAACATGTTGGTGTTTCCGGGAACAGACATGTTGCAGAAACCATTGGCTAAGCATTCCGATG GTGTGGAGGTTTCTGAATCAATCAAAAACCAGTATCAGTTGCCTGTTATGGTAAAAAACTTGGATATTGATTCACCCATGGAGTGTGAGAAACAGATGAGTTATGATTCTGGAGTGGTCCACGACACCAAGAAGAACGACAAAGTTGGTGACGTTGACTCTGCCTTTCCAGCACCAGCTGCTCTTAGTAATAACATGGAAGCTAGTGCTTCAGATTCTGTTTGTGAATCTAATACACCTCTTGCCTGCAACGAAGCTGTAGTGGTCAACTCTGAGATGGAAGAAAACCAAAAAGAACTCTCAGCTAGCTCCAGAGTCTGTGAAAGCAAAAACATCGACATGCAAAATGGGTTGCAGGGTCCTCCTCTGGAAGACAACTTTCCCTTGGAGAACAAAACTGAAGGTATTCACAACCTTGCAACTGAAACTCTTATCGAGACTGTGGCCAGTGGAAAAGATACTGCAGAATCTACAAGTTTTAATATAGGTTCCTCGGTGAAGGTTTCTGAAGATGCTGACCTCGACACACCTGAAAATAATGGTTCTGTTCTTGAAGCTTCTTCACTTAGTGCTACAAATGGAGATATGGAATCGTCAATCCTTAATGAGAGGGACGGATGTGATGGGGAGGCCCTTTGCATCAAGAGAAGTCTTGAAGTCTCTGCAAAGGATGTTACTGCGAAAGTGCACTTAAATCAGAATCCCACCCCTATATCAAGTTTGCTCGATTCTGGAAGAAATGTGTGCAAGGCCGACATCCAGATGCAAAACGATCTTGTGGTGTCTTGTGCTGCTCCAGTGGAAGCTGAAACGGACTTTGAGGTTGATGGAGAAGCTGCATCTCTGACCTCTTCCGAATCATTGGTTCAGACCACAGCACCCACTGAGAGTGCTGCAGATGGTGAAAACAACAG ATTGTCTGCTGTGAATATCATCAGATTCGAGTAG
- the LOC121783856 gene encoding photosystem II D1 precursor processing protein PSB27-H2, chloroplastic-like isoform X1 yields MAAFPAARICPLAISSSAERSNKRLQSRCNAMLSLDETSTSRRFLMQNAAVSALALLNLNCGLMLLPARAEEKAKDDEGLVGALQSLFDPNEKTKSGKVLPKAYLKSVREVVKTLRESLEEDTKDMAKFRRTADAAKESIREYLSSWRGQKEVVNEESYAMLEKAIRSLASFYSKAGPSAPLPEEVKTEILSNLTTAEDSL; encoded by the exons ATGGCAGCTTTTCCCGCAGCAAGGATTTGCCCCCTTGCCATTTCGAGTTCGGCCGAAAGAAGTAATA AGAGACTGCAATCGAGGTGTAATGCTATGCTTTCCTTGGATGAAACATCAACAAGTCGCCGGTTTCTTATGCAAAATGCTGCTGTTTCTGCACTTGCATTGCTGAATTTGAACTGTGGATTGATGTTACTGCCTGCACGGGCAGAGGAAAAGGCGAAGGATGATGAGGGTTTAGTTGGGGCATTGCAGTCATTGTTTGATCCTAATGAGAAAACCAAATCAGGAAAGGTTTTGCCAAAGGCTTACTTGAAATCAGTTAGAGAAGTTGTGAAAACACTTCGCGAATCATTGGAGGAAGATACCAAGGATATGGCAAAGTTCAGACGAACAGCTGATGCAGCAAAGGAATCAATCAGGGAATACTTGAGTAGTTGGAGGGGACAGAAGGAAGTTGTCAACGAG GAATCATATGCAATGCTCGAAAAAGCCATAAGATCGCTCGCCAGTTTTTACTCGAAAGCAGGACCATCCGCTCCCCTTCCAGAGGAGGTTAAGACAGAAATATTAAGCAATCTCACCACTGCAGAAGATTCACTTTGA
- the LOC121783856 gene encoding photosystem II D1 precursor processing protein PSB27-H2, chloroplastic-like isoform X2, whose translation MAAFPAARICPLAISSSAERKRLQSRCNAMLSLDETSTSRRFLMQNAAVSALALLNLNCGLMLLPARAEEKAKDDEGLVGALQSLFDPNEKTKSGKVLPKAYLKSVREVVKTLRESLEEDTKDMAKFRRTADAAKESIREYLSSWRGQKEVVNEESYAMLEKAIRSLASFYSKAGPSAPLPEEVKTEILSNLTTAEDSL comes from the exons ATGGCAGCTTTTCCCGCAGCAAGGATTTGCCCCCTTGCCATTTCGAGTTCGGCCGAAAGAA AGAGACTGCAATCGAGGTGTAATGCTATGCTTTCCTTGGATGAAACATCAACAAGTCGCCGGTTTCTTATGCAAAATGCTGCTGTTTCTGCACTTGCATTGCTGAATTTGAACTGTGGATTGATGTTACTGCCTGCACGGGCAGAGGAAAAGGCGAAGGATGATGAGGGTTTAGTTGGGGCATTGCAGTCATTGTTTGATCCTAATGAGAAAACCAAATCAGGAAAGGTTTTGCCAAAGGCTTACTTGAAATCAGTTAGAGAAGTTGTGAAAACACTTCGCGAATCATTGGAGGAAGATACCAAGGATATGGCAAAGTTCAGACGAACAGCTGATGCAGCAAAGGAATCAATCAGGGAATACTTGAGTAGTTGGAGGGGACAGAAGGAAGTTGTCAACGAG GAATCATATGCAATGCTCGAAAAAGCCATAAGATCGCTCGCCAGTTTTTACTCGAAAGCAGGACCATCCGCTCCCCTTCCAGAGGAGGTTAAGACAGAAATATTAAGCAATCTCACCACTGCAGAAGATTCACTTTGA
- the LOC121783856 gene encoding photosystem II D1 precursor processing protein PSB27-H2, chloroplastic-like isoform X3 codes for MAAFPAARICPLAISSSAERSNKRLQSRCNAMLSLDETSTSRRFLMQNAAVSALALLNLNCGLMLLPARAEEKAKDDEGLVGALQSLFDPNEKTKSGKVLPKAYLKSVREVVKTLRESLEEDTKDMAKFRRTADAAKESIREYLSSWRGQKEVVNETLCRSFTS; via the exons ATGGCAGCTTTTCCCGCAGCAAGGATTTGCCCCCTTGCCATTTCGAGTTCGGCCGAAAGAAGTAATA AGAGACTGCAATCGAGGTGTAATGCTATGCTTTCCTTGGATGAAACATCAACAAGTCGCCGGTTTCTTATGCAAAATGCTGCTGTTTCTGCACTTGCATTGCTGAATTTGAACTGTGGATTGATGTTACTGCCTGCACGGGCAGAGGAAAAGGCGAAGGATGATGAGGGTTTAGTTGGGGCATTGCAGTCATTGTTTGATCCTAATGAGAAAACCAAATCAGGAAAGGTTTTGCCAAAGGCTTACTTGAAATCAGTTAGAGAAGTTGTGAAAACACTTCGCGAATCATTGGAGGAAGATACCAAGGATATGGCAAAGTTCAGACGAACAGCTGATGCAGCAAAGGAATCAATCAGGGAATACTTGAGTAGTTGGAGGGGACAGAAGGAAGTTGTCAACGAG ACATTGTGCAGATCTTTCACAAGTTGA